In the genome of Prevotella sp. HUN102, one region contains:
- a CDS encoding NADH:ubiquinone reductase (Na(+)-transporting) subunit B, translating into MSLRNYLDKLRPNFEEGGKLHAFKSVYDGFDTFLYVPHETSKSGSSIHDAIDSKRIMSIVVISLLPALLFGMYNIGYQNAVAAGKVGEATHIGMFLYGLLVLLPNILISYIVGLGIEFAWAQWKNEEIQEGFLVSGILIPLIIPVTTPLWTLVLAVAFAVIIGKEIFGGTGMNIFNVALIARAFLFFAYPSKMTGDSIWVSTDSIFGFGYTVADGTTMATPLGQIAQGAPVDASLNDMIVGLIPGSVGETSVIAIALGALILIWTNIASWKTMLSVFLGGTLMAYIFQSTDATPIQWYEHLVLGGFCFGAVFMATDPVTSARTETGKWIYGFLIGALAVIIRVLNPGYPEGMMLAILFGNMFAPLIDYYVVQSNINKRAKRAKI; encoded by the coding sequence ATGAGCTTAAGAAATTATCTTGATAAGCTGCGCCCGAATTTTGAAGAGGGTGGCAAATTGCACGCTTTCAAGAGTGTTTATGACGGCTTTGATACCTTTCTCTATGTTCCTCACGAAACATCGAAGAGTGGTTCGTCTATCCACGACGCAATTGATTCAAAGCGCATAATGAGTATTGTGGTAATCTCGCTGCTGCCGGCATTGCTGTTCGGTATGTATAATATTGGTTATCAGAATGCCGTTGCGGCAGGCAAGGTCGGCGAGGCAACGCATATCGGAATGTTCCTTTATGGTTTGCTGGTACTTCTGCCCAACATCCTTATTTCCTACATCGTGGGTCTGGGCATCGAGTTTGCGTGGGCACAATGGAAGAATGAGGAGATTCAGGAGGGATTCCTTGTGAGTGGTATCCTCATTCCGCTGATTATCCCGGTTACAACGCCGCTCTGGACGCTTGTGCTTGCCGTGGCCTTTGCCGTGATTATCGGCAAGGAAATCTTCGGAGGAACAGGTATGAACATCTTCAATGTGGCTTTGATAGCGCGTGCGTTTCTCTTCTTTGCCTATCCGAGCAAGATGACCGGCGACTCCATCTGGGTTTCCACGGATTCCATCTTCGGATTCGGATACACCGTTGCCGACGGAACGACGATGGCAACGCCGTTGGGACAGATTGCACAGGGAGCACCGGTAGACGCATCCCTGAACGATATGATAGTGGGTTTGATACCCGGCTCGGTGGGCGAAACCTCGGTTATCGCCATTGCACTCGGTGCCTTGATTCTCATCTGGACCAATATCGCAAGCTGGAAAACTATGCTGAGCGTGTTCCTCGGCGGCACATTGATGGCATATATCTTCCAGAGCACTGACGCAACACCGATTCAGTGGTACGAACATCTCGTGCTCGGTGGATTCTGCTTCGGTGCCGTGTTTATGGCTACCGACCCCGTTACGTCTGCACGTACCGAGACTGGCAAGTGGATCTACGGTTTCCTCATTGGTGCTTTGGCAGTCATTATCCGTGTGCTCAACCCCGGTTATCCTGAAGGAATGATGCTTGCCATCCTCTTCGGTAATATGTTTGCGCCGCTGATCGACTACTATGTGGTTCAGTCAAATATCAACAAGCGTGCTAAGCGTGCTAAAATATAA
- the rpsA gene encoding 30S ribosomal protein S1 → MANFENVNPLSDFNWDEFENGSSVNASKEELTNAYDETLNKIQEHQVVEGTVISLDKKEVVVNIGYKSDGIIPASEFRYNPELKAGDKVEVYVENQEDKLGQLVLSHKKARLQKSWENINKALEDDAVIQGYIKSRTKGGMIVDVFGIEAFLPGSQIDVHPIRDYDVFVGKTMEFKVVKINQEFRNVVVSHKALIEAELEAQRKEIISHLEKGQILEGVVKNITSYGVFVDLGGVDGLIHITDLSWGRVSDPHEVVTLDEKINVVILDFDEDKKRIALGLKQLAPHPWDALESELKVGDHVKGKVVVMADYGAFVEIQPGVEGLIHVSEMSWSQHLRSAQEFMKVGNEVEAVILTLDRDERKMSLGIKQLKEDPWETIEVKYPVGSKHLAKVRNFTNFGIFVELEEGVDGLIHISDLSWTKKVKHPSEFTSQGAEMDVVVLEIDKENRRLSLGHKQLESNPWDEYESIYTPGSTHVGKITEAMDKGAVITLNEGGEGFATPKHLVKQDGSQAQLGEELEFVVIEFVKDTKRIILSHSRTFEEVKEEQPRRSRGGNNRKAEQQPAQINNVAAGTSLGDLGVLADLKKKMEEGK, encoded by the coding sequence ATGGCAAATTTTGAAAACGTCAACCCGTTGTCAGACTTTAACTGGGACGAGTTCGAGAATGGCTCTTCTGTAAACGCAAGCAAGGAAGAACTTACCAACGCTTACGACGAGACTCTCAACAAGATTCAGGAGCATCAGGTTGTAGAAGGTACTGTTATTTCTTTGGACAAGAAGGAAGTTGTAGTTAATATCGGCTACAAGAGCGACGGTATCATTCCAGCATCTGAATTCCGTTACAATCCAGAATTGAAGGCTGGCGACAAGGTAGAGGTTTACGTAGAGAATCAGGAAGACAAACTTGGTCAGCTCGTACTCTCACACAAGAAGGCTCGTCTCCAGAAGAGCTGGGAGAACATCAACAAGGCACTCGAGGATGACGCAGTCATTCAGGGTTACATCAAGAGCCGCACTAAGGGTGGTATGATTGTTGATGTATTCGGTATCGAGGCATTCCTCCCAGGCAGCCAGATTGACGTTCATCCTATACGCGACTACGACGTATTCGTAGGCAAGACAATGGAATTCAAGGTTGTTAAGATCAATCAGGAATTCCGCAATGTTGTTGTTTCTCACAAGGCTCTCATCGAGGCAGAGTTGGAAGCACAGCGCAAGGAAATCATCTCTCACCTTGAAAAGGGTCAGATTCTCGAAGGTGTTGTTAAGAACATCACATCTTACGGTGTATTCGTTGACCTTGGTGGCGTTGATGGACTCATCCATATCACAGACCTTTCTTGGGGCCGCGTAAGCGATCCACACGAAGTTGTTACACTCGACGAAAAGATCAACGTTGTTATCCTCGACTTCGATGAAGACAAGAAGCGCATCGCTCTCGGTCTGAAGCAGCTTGCTCCTCATCCTTGGGATGCACTTGAGTCTGAACTCAAGGTTGGCGACCACGTTAAGGGTAAGGTGGTTGTGATGGCAGACTACGGTGCATTCGTAGAAATCCAGCCGGGCGTAGAAGGCTTGATCCACGTTTCAGAAATGAGCTGGAGCCAGCACTTGCGTTCTGCACAGGAATTTATGAAGGTTGGCAACGAAGTAGAGGCAGTAATCCTTACTCTCGACCGCGACGAACGCAAGATGTCTCTCGGTATCAAGCAGTTGAAGGAAGACCCTTGGGAAACAATCGAAGTGAAGTACCCAGTTGGTTCTAAGCACCTCGCTAAGGTTCGCAACTTCACAAACTTCGGTATCTTCGTAGAACTCGAAGAAGGTGTTGATGGTCTTATCCACATCAGCGACCTCTCTTGGACCAAGAAGGTTAAGCACCCATCTGAATTTACAAGTCAGGGCGCAGAAATGGACGTAGTAGTTCTCGAGATTGACAAGGAAAACCGTCGTCTCAGCCTCGGCCACAAGCAGCTCGAATCCAATCCTTGGGATGAGTATGAATCAATCTACACACCGGGTTCAACTCACGTAGGTAAGATTACAGAGGCTATGGACAAGGGTGCAGTTATCACATTGAACGAAGGTGGCGAAGGTTTCGCAACTCCAAAGCACCTCGTTAAGCAGGATGGCTCACAGGCACAGCTCGGCGAAGAACTTGAATTCGTAGTAATCGAGTTCGTTAAGGATACAAAGCGTATCATCCTTTCTCACTCTCGCACATTCGAGGAAGTTAAGGAAGAGCAGCCACGCCGTTCACGCGGTGGCAACAACCGTAAGGCAGAGCAGCAGCCAGCACAGATCAACAATGTTGCTGCCGGCACTTCTCTCGGCGACCTCGGTGTACTCGCTGACCTCAAGAAGAAGATGGAAGAAGGTAAGTAA
- the nqrC gene encoding NADH:ubiquinone reductase (Na(+)-transporting) subunit C encodes MKTNSNSYTIIYSIILVVVVAFLLAFVFQALKPAQDINVQLDKQKQILFALNQDRDMSNETALKLWNEIVVADDILDKDGNVVTPGKQGGLDAGFKLNSKDAKAGELALFRCKVDGKDKYVIPVYGNGLWGPISGFIALNEDKATIFGVYFNHEGETAGLGAEIKDNADWQAKFKGKSLFGEKKDNVVLSVLKKVEDSKTQVDGVTGATLTCNGVTDMFQSDNGGLQAYIKFLQQN; translated from the coding sequence ATGAAAACAAACAGTAATTCTTATACAATAATCTATTCGATTATTCTCGTTGTGGTGGTGGCTTTCCTCTTGGCATTCGTGTTTCAGGCATTGAAGCCGGCACAGGATATCAATGTGCAGCTCGACAAGCAGAAGCAGATTCTCTTTGCGCTGAATCAGGACAGGGATATGAGCAACGAAACGGCTTTGAAGCTCTGGAATGAAATCGTCGTAGCCGATGATATTCTCGATAAGGACGGAAATGTGGTTACTCCCGGCAAACAAGGCGGCTTGGACGCAGGTTTCAAGCTCAACAGCAAGGATGCAAAGGCAGGCGAACTGGCTCTGTTCCGTTGCAAGGTTGATGGAAAAGACAAGTACGTTATTCCCGTCTATGGCAATGGTCTCTGGGGACCTATCAGCGGATTCATCGCATTGAACGAGGACAAGGCTACTATTTTCGGCGTGTATTTCAATCACGAGGGCGAGACAGCCGGGCTTGGTGCTGAAATCAAAGACAATGCAGATTGGCAGGCAAAGTTCAAGGGCAAGAGCCTCTTCGGGGAAAAGAAAGACAACGTTGTACTCTCTGTTTTGAAGAAGGTTGAAGATTCTAAGACACAGGTGGACGGCGTAACCGGTGCCACGCTGACTTGCAATGGTGTTACCGATATGTTCCAGTCAGACAATGGTGGTCTTCAGGCTTACATAAAGTTCTTGCAGCAGAATTAA
- a CDS encoding Na(+)-translocating NADH-quinone reductase subunit A, protein MANVIKLRKGLDLNLKGRAKEQTLPLKSSAEYALVPDDFVGLMPKVVVKEGDRVKAGQALFVDKGCPELGFASPVSGTVSAIERGDRRKLVCVRIQADAQQEFVEFGAKNLADLDGEGVKKALLEAGLFGYINQLPYAVVTRPTESPKAIFVSALRDMPLQGDFEYELRGQEKDFQTGLTALSKIAKVYLSLGSKQSSEALTAAKNVELNVFDGPCPAGNVGVQVNHLDPVNKGEVVWTVEPTAVIFFGRLFNTGKVDLTRTVAVAGSRVKSPAYVKALVGTPLSVLLEGQLEEKAHIRILNGNPLTGVVAGEGAVLGAHTSEVTVIPEGDDVDEMAGWIMPRFNDFSTSRSYFSWLLGKNREYDLDARIKGGERHLIMSGEYDRVLPMDIYAEYLIKAIISGNIDRQEQLGIYEVSPEDFALAEFVDSSKLPLQKIVRDGLNVLRKENA, encoded by the coding sequence ATGGCAAATGTAATAAAGTTGCGTAAGGGGTTGGATCTAAATCTAAAGGGACGTGCTAAGGAACAGACATTGCCTTTAAAATCATCAGCAGAGTACGCTCTGGTGCCCGATGATTTTGTGGGACTGATGCCGAAAGTGGTGGTCAAGGAAGGCGACCGCGTGAAGGCCGGTCAGGCATTGTTCGTGGACAAAGGCTGTCCGGAGTTGGGATTTGCATCTCCTGTAAGCGGAACGGTTAGTGCGATTGAGAGAGGAGACCGGAGAAAGCTGGTTTGCGTGCGCATTCAGGCCGATGCTCAGCAAGAGTTTGTTGAGTTCGGAGCGAAGAATTTGGCTGACTTGGATGGCGAGGGAGTGAAGAAAGCATTGTTGGAAGCGGGCTTGTTTGGCTATATCAACCAGTTGCCCTACGCCGTGGTAACACGTCCGACAGAATCTCCTAAGGCAATTTTTGTTTCCGCACTCAGGGATATGCCTTTGCAGGGCGACTTTGAATACGAGTTGAGGGGTCAGGAAAAGGATTTCCAGACGGGTCTTACTGCGCTTTCAAAGATTGCGAAAGTTTATCTGTCTTTAGGCTCAAAGCAAAGTTCAGAAGCATTAACTGCTGCAAAAAACGTTGAACTGAATGTGTTTGACGGTCCTTGTCCTGCCGGAAATGTCGGCGTTCAGGTAAATCATCTCGACCCTGTGAATAAAGGCGAGGTGGTATGGACCGTAGAACCGACTGCCGTTATCTTCTTCGGCAGACTTTTCAATACGGGAAAGGTCGATCTGACACGCACCGTTGCCGTGGCAGGAAGCCGAGTGAAGAGTCCCGCCTACGTGAAGGCATTGGTGGGAACGCCTCTGTCCGTTCTCCTGGAGGGACAGTTGGAGGAGAAGGCGCACATACGTATCCTGAACGGAAACCCCTTGACGGGCGTTGTGGCAGGCGAGGGTGCCGTGCTTGGCGCACATACCTCCGAAGTAACCGTGATTCCCGAAGGCGACGATGTGGACGAAATGGCAGGCTGGATTATGCCTCGTTTCAACGATTTCTCCACTTCAAGAAGCTATTTCAGTTGGCTGTTGGGCAAGAACAGAGAGTACGACCTCGACGCCCGTATCAAGGGTGGCGAACGCCATCTGATTATGAGCGGCGAGTACGACAGGGTGTTGCCGATGGATATCTATGCGGAATATCTCATCAAGGCAATTATCTCTGGTAATATCGACCGACAGGAGCAACTGGGTATTTACGAAGTAAGTCCTGAAGACTTTGCGCTGGCAGAGTTTGTGGACAGTTCTAAATTGCCATTACAGAAAATCGTAAGAGACGGATTGAACGTTCTCAGAAAGGAAAACGCATAA
- a CDS encoding translocation/assembly module TamB domain-containing protein, which yields MAAPTVNGKMHDFLLTVFHKSSYPMGKIKIAIRWTVWTLLGLYLAVTVLLHVKPVQRLIGSTVADALSETLGTKVEIGRVALGVFNNIIIDDVLIEDRSRKAMIQASRLAAKADIIELIRSGKIRISSAQLFGLNADLYKKNKESEPNFQFLLDALSSKDKDTETPLDLRIHSLIIRNSSVKYDEWDAPITKGIFNTRHLDLKNISGHFNLDELTDEKMDFGIRNLAFTEGSGLEVRKIALSLIADKNKAEAEDFTIELPHSTLSIPSFTAQYKFADKKISLKSVESSVVIENSSITPSDLASFLPALKQIDDKIFITGALDTSGESVAIKSLKLNSDRNFNIDIKGKVYDVFRNFSWDIDAKRLEIRSNATQKINRILNLRLTKELAGIGDIAYTGKVAGGRNSYAAKGNLKTDLGNVQLDVAMKGNNIYGNVKTQTFRFDNIIRNSGLQEIATDIKFNANKQLTAVSAKGKVARLKINGYTYQNIDIDGSYTNDAFQGILALNDINGKVRIDGKIQNIRAFIEKKAKIDAEASIEAEHLNLHALRLSDALGDRTFSFSTTIKGYGSSVDDIIGTLNLNHFAMVDKNESFRINTLNIKTSNSPASKALSVESDFGNINLLGAYDYSTIAQSIANVLNHYLPALVRQQRSGSSLSGNSFKLNANIRNTDLLKRIIGSKVNFSEATIDASVNERAKMLDLDIDAPELTVSGQNIEHLQVSLSTSANALNADIAAERVDDSGRRISLSTHGEAQNGALTTNSHFNIPGNKPISGVINCDASFHRNGNRLTSQIHFNPSEIQIDTITLNVQPSDLTFSQNNLEIRHFEVSNNNQHITVNGQTSGNSKDSLIVQLKDIDVPYILELVNFSSVEFDGLATGTIVLKSFFNNPHATADLVVKDFLFERGELGILYANATYEHSDGKININAVANAGDNSQTNIGGYIDIKNGYLNLPIFANNTNLYFLKKYCRSFMDNIDLQASGWCKVVGSFKNVNIEGDMYASGKVDITPIGAAYRLNNSRVRMVPNEIILDRDTIRDDYGNIGIVTGGIHHQSFKQLTYDINIDARNLLAYNFPKRKGKESFWGRVFGTGTCAIIGRSEETTLNVEMRPEKDSYITYNAADNSIKENSFIRWQDITPANDSLALTLTDSLSTESKAKKEEAESQQQKNFASDLRINFLINTTPDFTLGVLMDEATGDNIALNGSGGIRATYYNKGAFQLFGNYKVSHGLYNFTIQNIIKKQFVFQPGSSIAFGGDPYNAALHLNGVYALNSVPLSDLGLGRSFNTSNTRVNCLLNIEGTPMAPGVTFGLDLPSLSSDALQMVRSVLNSEQDLNQQVLYLLAVGRFYPQTANNAVPGDASQPGQASLAMQSILSGTLSQQINTVLSNVINNSNWNFGANIATGNEGFDNAEYEGILSGKLLNNRLLFNGEFGYRDNVATNTSSFIGDFDIKYLLFPSGNLALNFYNRTNDRYFTRNSLTTQGIGLIMKKDFTNLWDLFGIRRKKAKKEKENR from the coding sequence ATGGCTGCCCCGACGGTAAACGGCAAGATGCACGATTTCCTGCTGACGGTATTTCATAAATCAAGTTATCCAATGGGTAAAATCAAGATAGCAATAAGATGGACGGTTTGGACTTTGCTGGGTCTGTATCTCGCCGTAACTGTGCTGCTCCACGTGAAGCCGGTACAGAGACTCATCGGGTCTACGGTGGCGGACGCACTCTCGGAAACGCTCGGCACGAAGGTGGAAATAGGGCGTGTGGCCCTCGGAGTCTTCAATAATATCATCATCGACGACGTGCTGATAGAAGACCGGAGCCGCAAGGCTATGATTCAGGCTTCGAGACTGGCTGCAAAGGCAGACATCATAGAACTGATAAGAAGCGGGAAAATACGGATTTCGTCGGCGCAGCTATTCGGGCTGAACGCAGATTTATACAAGAAAAACAAGGAATCTGAACCCAATTTCCAGTTCCTCCTCGATGCGCTGTCGTCTAAGGACAAGGACACCGAAACGCCGTTGGACTTGAGAATCCACAGCCTTATCATCCGAAACAGCTCGGTGAAATACGACGAATGGGACGCACCTATCACAAAGGGGATTTTCAACACAAGGCATCTTGACCTGAAAAACATTTCCGGACATTTCAATCTTGACGAACTGACCGATGAAAAAATGGATTTCGGAATCAGAAACCTTGCTTTCACGGAAGGCTCGGGACTGGAGGTAAGAAAGATTGCGCTCAGTCTTATTGCTGACAAAAACAAGGCAGAGGCAGAGGATTTTACCATAGAGCTTCCCCACTCCACGCTCAGCATTCCGTCGTTTACGGCGCAATACAAGTTTGCCGACAAGAAGATTTCATTGAAATCGGTAGAAAGCAGCGTTGTAATTGAAAATTCCTCAATTACACCCAGCGACTTGGCAAGTTTCCTTCCCGCCTTAAAACAGATTGACGACAAGATTTTCATTACCGGAGCATTGGACACTTCGGGCGAATCGGTTGCAATAAAATCATTAAAGCTGAACTCCGACAGGAATTTCAACATAGACATTAAAGGAAAGGTTTACGATGTTTTCAGGAATTTTTCGTGGGATATTGACGCGAAACGGTTGGAAATTCGCAGCAATGCCACCCAGAAGATAAACAGGATATTGAACCTCCGGCTGACGAAAGAACTTGCAGGCATCGGCGACATAGCATACACCGGAAAGGTTGCAGGCGGCAGAAACAGCTACGCAGCGAAGGGAAACCTGAAAACTGATTTAGGAAACGTGCAACTTGATGTTGCAATGAAGGGCAATAATATATATGGTAATGTCAAAACGCAGACGTTCAGGTTTGACAACATCATCAGAAATTCAGGCTTGCAGGAGATAGCCACCGACATAAAATTCAATGCCAACAAGCAACTGACAGCAGTTTCTGCCAAAGGAAAGGTTGCCAGACTCAAGATAAACGGCTATACCTATCAGAACATCGACATAGACGGCAGCTATACCAATGATGCTTTCCAAGGCATTCTTGCCTTGAACGACATCAACGGAAAGGTAAGAATTGACGGAAAAATACAGAACATACGTGCATTTATCGAAAAGAAGGCTAAGATTGATGCCGAGGCAAGCATCGAGGCAGAGCATCTGAACCTGCACGCCCTGCGGCTTTCGGATGCACTCGGCGACAGAACGTTCTCTTTCTCCACGACCATCAAGGGCTATGGCTCGTCTGTGGACGATATCATCGGCACGCTCAATCTCAACCATTTTGCAATGGTGGACAAGAACGAGAGCTTCAGAATCAACACGCTCAACATTAAGACGAGCAACAGCCCTGCATCAAAGGCTCTGAGCGTTGAGTCCGATTTCGGCAACATCAACCTGTTGGGGGCATACGATTACAGCACCATCGCACAGAGCATTGCCAACGTTCTCAACCATTATCTCCCTGCACTCGTCAGGCAGCAGCGCAGCGGCAGCAGCCTCTCGGGCAACAGTTTCAAGCTGAATGCAAACATCAGAAACACGGATTTGCTGAAACGCATCATCGGCTCAAAGGTAAACTTCTCCGAGGCTACAATCGATGCCAGCGTGAACGAGCGTGCCAAAATGCTCGACCTTGACATCGACGCACCCGAACTGACCGTAAGCGGGCAGAATATCGAGCACCTTCAGGTATCGCTTTCCACTTCAGCAAATGCGCTCAACGCAGACATAGCAGCCGAAAGGGTTGATGACTCGGGCAGAAGAATCTCGCTCAGCACGCACGGCGAGGCTCAGAACGGTGCGCTCACCACCAATTCGCATTTCAACATTCCGGGCAACAAGCCCATTTCGGGCGTCATCAACTGCGATGCGTCCTTCCATCGGAACGGCAATCGCCTCACTTCGCAGATTCATTTCAATCCTTCTGAAATTCAGATAGACACAATCACATTGAATGTGCAGCCGTCCGACCTTACCTTCTCGCAGAACAATCTCGAAATCAGACACTTCGAGGTGTCCAACAACAATCAGCACATTACCGTGAACGGACAGACGAGCGGCAACTCCAAGGACTCCCTGATAGTGCAGTTGAAAGACATTGACGTACCTTATATATTAGAACTGGTCAATTTCAGCAGCGTGGAGTTCGACGGTCTTGCCACGGGCACCATCGTCCTGAAGTCGTTCTTCAACAATCCTCACGCTACTGCCGACCTCGTGGTAAAGGACTTCCTTTTTGAGCGTGGCGAACTGGGAATACTCTATGCGAATGCAACTTACGAACACTCGGACGGAAAAATCAACATCAATGCCGTTGCAAATGCAGGCGACAATTCGCAGACCAACATCGGAGGCTATATCGACATCAAGAACGGCTATCTGAATCTTCCGATTTTCGCCAACAACACCAACCTCTATTTCCTGAAGAAATACTGCCGTTCGTTTATGGACAACATTGATTTGCAGGCAAGTGGATGGTGCAAGGTGGTGGGATCGTTCAAGAACGTGAACATTGAGGGCGATATGTATGCTTCGGGCAAGGTGGACATCACGCCCATAGGGGCTGCTTACAGGCTGAACAACAGCAGAGTACGAATGGTTCCAAACGAAATCATTCTCGACCGCGACACCATCCGCGACGACTACGGAAACATCGGAATCGTAACCGGAGGGATTCATCATCAGTCCTTCAAGCAACTGACCTACGACATCAACATAGATGCACGCAACCTCCTCGCCTACAATTTCCCAAAAAGAAAGGGAAAGGAGTCGTTCTGGGGAAGAGTGTTCGGAACAGGAACCTGTGCCATCATCGGACGCTCGGAAGAAACAACGCTGAACGTGGAGATGCGTCCCGAAAAGGATTCATACATTACCTATAATGCCGCCGACAACTCGATTAAGGAAAATTCATTCATCCGTTGGCAAGACATTACGCCTGCCAACGATTCGCTCGCACTGACGCTGACCGATTCGCTTTCAACGGAAAGCAAGGCTAAAAAAGAGGAAGCTGAAAGTCAGCAGCAAAAGAACTTCGCAAGCGATTTGCGCATCAACTTCCTCATAAACACCACTCCCGACTTTACACTCGGAGTGCTGATGGACGAAGCCACCGGCGACAACATTGCCCTGAACGGTTCGGGAGGCATCAGAGCCACCTATTATAATAAGGGGGCTTTCCAGCTTTTCGGCAATTACAAAGTGTCGCACGGACTCTATAATTTCACTATTCAGAACATCATCAAGAAACAGTTCGTGTTCCAGCCCGGCTCTTCCATCGCATTCGGAGGCGACCCGTACAATGCGGCTTTGCACCTCAACGGTGTCTATGCACTCAACTCCGTGCCGCTGAGCGACTTGGGACTTGGACGTTCGTTCAACACCAGCAACACACGTGTGAACTGTCTGCTCAACATCGAAGGCACGCCGATGGCTCCGGGCGTTACCTTTGGGCTGGATCTCCCCTCGCTTTCATCGGATGCCTTGCAGATGGTCCGGTCGGTTTTGAACTCGGAACAGGACCTCAACCAGCAGGTGCTCTATCTGCTTGCAGTAGGAAGGTTCTATCCCCAAACTGCCAACAATGCCGTTCCGGGCGACGCATCGCAGCCGGGACAGGCGTCGCTCGCTATGCAGAGCATTCTTTCGGGCACGTTGTCGCAGCAAATCAACACCGTTTTGTCCAACGTCATCAACAACAGCAACTGGAATTTCGGCGCAAACATCGCCACGGGCAACGAAGGATTCGACAATGCGGAATACGAAGGCATACTTTCGGGTAAACTATTGAACAACAGGCTCTTGTTCAATGGAGAATTTGGATACAGAGACAACGTAGCCACCAATACATCTTCATTTATCGGCGACTTCGACATCAAGTATCTGCTCTTCCCAAGCGGCAATCTCGCACTCAACTTCTACAATCGCACGAACGACAGATACTTCACGCGCAATTCACTTACCACTCAGGGAATTGGACTGATTATGAAGAAAGATTTCACCAATCTGTGGGATCTTTTTGGAATCAGAAGGAAAAAAGCCAAAAAAGAAAAGGAAAATCGTTAG
- a CDS encoding NADH:ubiquinone reductase (Na(+)-transporting) subunit D, producing MDLFSKQNKEVFTNPLNLDNPIMAQVLGICSALAVTSQLKPAIVMGLCVTIITAFSNVIISVLRNTVPNRIRIIVQLVVVAALVTVVSQVLKAFAYDVSVQLSVYIGLIITNCILMGRLEAFAMTNKPWPSLLDGIGNGLGYAVILVIVGGIREFFGRGSLMGFKIIPQSFYDAGYMDNGMMTMPAMALILLGIVIWVHRAYFVKEDKK from the coding sequence ATGGATTTATTCTCAAAACAAAATAAGGAGGTATTCACGAATCCTCTGAATCTGGACAACCCTATTATGGCACAGGTGCTGGGTATCTGCTCTGCCCTTGCCGTAACTTCGCAGTTGAAGCCTGCTATCGTGATGGGATTGTGCGTAACTATCATTACTGCATTCTCAAACGTGATTATTTCAGTTCTTCGCAATACCGTGCCAAACCGTATCCGTATCATCGTTCAGCTTGTGGTGGTTGCCGCCTTGGTAACGGTCGTGAGTCAGGTGCTGAAGGCGTTTGCCTACGATGTGAGCGTTCAGCTCTCCGTCTATATCGGTCTGATTATCACGAACTGTATCTTGATGGGACGCCTCGAAGCATTCGCTATGACCAATAAGCCGTGGCCGAGCTTGCTCGATGGCATTGGAAACGGCCTCGGCTACGCTGTCATTCTTGTGATAGTTGGCGGTATTCGTGAGTTCTTCGGAAGAGGTTCGCTGATGGGATTCAAGATTATTCCACAGAGTTTTTACGATGCCGGCTATATGGACAACGGTATGATGACGATGCCTGCAATGGCGTTGATTCTTCTCGGTATTGTTATTTGGGTGCATCGTGCATATTTCGTTAAAGAAGATAAGAAATAA